From Bombus huntii isolate Logan2020A chromosome 4, iyBomHunt1.1, whole genome shotgun sequence, one genomic window encodes:
- the LOC126865083 gene encoding oxysterol-binding protein-related protein 8 isoform X5 — protein MGINKFRSIMISQPIVVPGGEHRTSQSETHSMSVGSTSDCFKTMTPPNVSRSLSNRLTTTMGETNQKTDNASDKSLDSCKLTRKESYKAQRKNYRMEKKRVANELLSSFKDPTVIVMSDWLKVRGTLKSWTKLWCILKPGLLLLYKSPKTKSNHWVGTVLLNTCQVIERPSKKDGFCFKLFHPLEQSIWAPRGPEKEAIGAVVQPLPTSYLIFRAPSQAAGKCWLDALELSLRCSSLIVRSTSALPRALPHDTTTTHETQWSEADYEKHFDEHVCLSNYAPQSPTTPQRRLLSCPQPLTPSMSNNPKSVCPSPTPMFQQLYHAVAYWEKQFCDKSPPVAADTDIILSSNTVDMLGDGDTYPHFESSISKPITSCTRRMTVPSVHVLEYDTPTVVTLDPMHSSHIDLDDISQPENGVAADAEISASDSESEGSAKEDQQETINETLYVANEQEVLGAAGEVVTELQEEQKSLIWFLMKQVRPGMDLSKVVLPTFILEPRSFLEKLADSYYHADLLSQAVVEDDAFTRMKGVVKWYLSGFYKKPQGLKKPYNPLLGETFRCYWQHSNGSRTFYIAEQLSHHPPISGFYVTNRQDGFTISATIIAKSKFYGNSTSAVLDGVAILTMLPRGEDYTMTIPYAHCKGILMGTLSMELGGKVHINCEKTGYHTELEFKLKPFLGGAEQMNQVTGGIRLGKETLAIISGYWDGQILITDKRTGQESVFFNPTPEIRKKRLKKYTVPLEHQGPWESEKLWYDVTQAINGDDQVAATDAKTQLEEAQRERAKERKLKGQEWIPKHFVQDIITGNWVYRHADVRPWDPRNDVVQYEQDYIVRTKTRHKTPIMRTGSIVSTEPQTQVPLLQAESRSSLSVLKSSKRQLSNNLPLTETAHDSGSSSAEVHSDSSQSVGKRKRSTARIMDLIKDIERQMLEHSDRLNHIKHILEQLAIIQREQVYQHHSINMLKSFIDTILVIIIVFSVQYFVKIWTDEPSGG, from the exons ATCCATCATGATTTCCCAACCAATTGTGGTACCTGGAGGTGAACATCGAACATCACAATCAGAAACCCACTCTATGTCTGTTGGAAGTACATCTGATTGCTTTAAGACCATGACACCGCCGAATGTAAGCAGATCACTTAGTAACC GTTTAACAACTACAATGGGAGAAACAAATCAAAAAACAGATAACGCATCTGATaag tCTTTAGATTCTTGTAAGTTAACAAGAAAAGAATCATATAAGGCTCAAAGAAAGAATTACCGGATGGAGAAGAAAAGAGTTGCCAATGAACTCTTAAGTTCGTTTAAAGATCCAACTGTTATTGTTATGAGCGATTGGCTTAAAGTTCGTGGTACATTAAAGAGTTGGACAAAATTGTGGTGCATCCTGAAGCCTGGTTTACTATTGCTATACAAAAGTCCAAAAACAAAA AGTAATCACTGGGTGGGAACGGTTTTACTTAATACATGTCAAGTAATAGAACGTCCAAGCAAGAAAGATGGATTTTGTTTTAAATTGTTTCATCCCTTGGAACAGTCAATATGGGCTCCAAGAGGCCCAGAAAAAGAAGCTATTG GTGCGGTTGTACAACCTTTGCCAACatcttatttaatatttagaGCACCTTCACAGGCAGCTGGTAAATGTTGGTTGGATGCACTTGAATTATCTTTACGTTGTTCATCTTTAATAGTACGCTCAACAAGTGCATTACCGCGTGCTTTACCACATGATACTACAACAACTCATGAAACTCAGTGGAGTGAAGCAGATTATGAAAAACACTTTGATGAACATG TATGCTTGTCTAATTATGCTCCTCAATCACCTACAACACCTCAAAGACGTTTGTTATCATGTCCTCAGCCTTTAACACCTTCTATGTCAAATAATCCTAAAAGTGTTTGTCCTTCACCAACTCCAATGTTTCAGCAGTTATATCATGCAGTAGCATATTGGGAGAAACAATTTTGCGATAAATCTCCACCTGTCGCTGCAGATACAGATATTATTTTGTCTTCGAATACTGTAGACATGTTAGGTGATGGAGATACTTATCCCCATTTTGAATCTTCTATCTCCAAGCCTATTACGTCTTGCACTCGACGCATGACTGTTCCTTCTGTACATGTCCTGGAGTATGATACTCCAACAGTAGTAACGCTAGATCCTATGCACTCCTCACATATAGACCTGGACGACATTAGCCAACCAGAGAACGGAGTAGCAGCTGATGCAGAAATTAGTGCATCAGACAGTGAATCTGAAGGGTCAGCTAAAGAAGATCAACAAGAAACAATTAACGAAACTCTATATGTTGCGAATGAGCAAGAAGTCCTTGGAGcg GCTGGAGAAGTAGTTACAGAATTACAGGAAGAACAAAAATCTTTAATATGGTTCTTGATGAAACAAGTTCGACCAGGCATGGATTTATCGAAAGTAGTCTTGCCGACTTTTATTTTAGAACCTCGTTCGTTCCTAGAAAAACTGGCTGATTCTTATTACCATGCAGATTTATTGTCCCA AGCAGTAGTGGAAGATGATGCATTTACACGTATGAAAGGTGTTGTTAAATGGTATTTATCTGGATTTTATAAAAAACCTCAGGGTTTGAAGAAACCATACAACCCGCTTTTGGGTGAAACTTTCCGCTGTTATTGGCAGCATTCTAATGGTTCAAGGACTTTCTATATTGCTGAACAG TTATCTCATCATCCACCTATATCAGGCTTCTATGTTACAAATCGACAAGATGGATTTACTATTAGTGCTACAATTATTGCTAAATCTAAATTTTatg GAAATTCAACATCAGCAGTTTTAGATGGTGTTGCAATACTGACAATGTTGCCCAGAGGAGAAGATTATACAATGACGATACCTTACGCCCATTGTAAAGGTATTCTTATGGGAACATTATCTATGGAATTAGGTGGGAAAGTTCATATAAATTGTGAAAAGACAGGTTATCATACTGAACTAGAATTCAAACTCAAG CCATTTCTTGGAGGTGCAGAACAAATGAATCAAGTTACAGGAGGAATACGTCTAGGAAAAGAAACTCTTGCTATTATATCAGGCTATTGGGATGgtcaaatattaattacagaTAAAAGAACTGGG CAAGAAAGTGTGTTTTTCAATCCTACTCCAGAAATACGTAAAAAGAGATTGAAAAAGTACACTGTACCTCTAGAACATCAAGGTCCATGGGAAAGTGAGAAATTATGGTACGATGTTACTCAGGCAATTAATGGCGATGATCAAGTTGCTGCTACTGACGCAAAAACTCAATTGGAAGAAGCACAAAGAGAGCGTGCTAAAGAACGAAAACTTAAAGGACAGGAATGGATTCCTAAGCATTTTGTTCag GATATTATAACGGGTAACTGGGTTTATCGACATGCGGATGTTCGACCATGGGATCCTAGAAATGATGTTGTACAATATGAACAAGATTACATAGTACGTACGAAAACTAGACACAAAACACCAATTATGCGTACTGGAAGTATCGTATCAACTGAACCACAGACACAG GTTCCACTTCTTCAAGCTGAGTCACGTTCTTCGCTTTCTGTATTAAAATCTTCCAAAAGACAGTTGTCTAATAATTTACCATTAACAGAGACCGCTCATGATTCTGGGAGTTCCTCTGCAGAGGTACACTCAGATTCTAGTCAGTCAGTAGGTAAAAGAAAACGTTCTACAGCTAG gaTAATGGATCTTATAAAGGACATAGAAAGACAAATGTTAGAACATAGTGATAGACTTAATCATATAAAACACATATTAGAACAACTTGCTATAATACAAAGAGAACAAGTTTATCAACACCATAGTATAAATATGTTGAAAAGCTTCATTGATACGATTCTTGTTATTATAATAGTTTTCTCTGTACAATACTTTGTAAAAATATGGACCGATGAACCTAGCGGAGGTTGA